In Saccharomonospora marina XMU15, one genomic interval encodes:
- a CDS encoding molybdopterin oxidoreductase family protein, which translates to MTISKDAEVKPRQFPTNAGGLCQKGWTSAALLDSPARLTTPLVRRAGELRPACWSEALDLVASRLGQLVAEHGPDSVAVFGGGGLTNEKSYLLGKFARVALGTSQIDYNGRFCMSSAAAAGNRAFGVDRGLPFPLTDLAEADAVVLVGANPAETMPPFVQHLRGASTKGGLVVVDPRRTPTAERANLHLAPAPGTDLALALGILHAVVADGLLRESVVAERTTGFDAAWRIAAAYWPERVERITGVSAADQRRVASLLAGARNAYVLTARGAEQHATGADTVSAWINLALALGLPGRPGSGYGCLTGQGNGQGGREHGQKADQLPGYRMITDPAARQHVAAVWGVRPDSLPGPGRSAYELLDALGTDSGPRALLVFGSNVVVSAPHSAHIADRLSTLDFLVTADLVLSETSALADVVFPVTQWAEEDGTMTNLEGRILLRRKAVDPPPGVRTDLEVISDLAARLGQPQDRFPADAETVFEELRAASAGGRADYAGVSYDRLRAGEALYWPVPSESHPGTPRMFLDGFAHPDGKARFVPVDHTGPAERPDPEFPLYAITGRVLPHYQSGAQTRLVDELNSIVSQCHVEVHPDVAARSGLRDGDLALVTSRRGEVAARVRCVDSMRPDVIFLPFHFPAEQRANLLTNPVLDPVSRMPEFKVCAARLTPKDGER; encoded by the coding sequence ATGACGATCAGCAAGGACGCGGAGGTGAAACCACGACAGTTCCCGACGAACGCGGGCGGGTTGTGCCAGAAGGGCTGGACCTCGGCCGCGCTGCTCGATTCCCCGGCACGGCTGACCACCCCGCTCGTGCGCCGAGCGGGTGAACTACGTCCGGCCTGCTGGTCCGAGGCGCTCGACCTCGTCGCGTCCCGGCTGGGACAGCTCGTGGCCGAGCACGGGCCCGACTCGGTGGCCGTGTTCGGTGGCGGTGGGCTCACCAACGAGAAGAGCTACCTGCTCGGCAAGTTCGCCAGGGTGGCACTGGGCACGTCCCAGATCGACTACAACGGCCGGTTCTGCATGTCCTCGGCCGCCGCCGCGGGCAACAGGGCGTTCGGGGTGGACAGGGGGCTGCCGTTCCCGCTCACCGACCTCGCCGAAGCCGACGCCGTCGTACTGGTCGGGGCCAATCCTGCCGAGACCATGCCACCGTTCGTGCAGCATCTTCGGGGTGCGAGCACCAAGGGCGGGCTGGTCGTCGTGGACCCGCGCCGCACGCCCACCGCCGAAAGGGCGAACCTGCACCTCGCGCCCGCGCCGGGCACCGACCTGGCACTGGCGCTGGGCATCCTGCACGCGGTGGTGGCCGACGGCCTGCTCCGCGAGTCCGTTGTGGCCGAGCGGACCACGGGTTTCGATGCGGCGTGGCGGATCGCGGCCGCGTACTGGCCGGAGCGGGTGGAGCGCATCACCGGGGTCAGCGCGGCCGATCAGCGCAGGGTCGCCTCGTTGCTCGCGGGCGCCCGCAACGCCTACGTCCTCACCGCCAGAGGCGCGGAGCAGCATGCCACCGGCGCCGACACGGTCAGCGCGTGGATCAACCTGGCGCTCGCGCTGGGGCTGCCCGGCAGGCCCGGTTCCGGATACGGCTGCCTGACAGGGCAGGGCAACGGTCAAGGCGGCAGGGAGCACGGCCAGAAGGCCGATCAGCTCCCCGGCTACCGCATGATCACCGACCCCGCCGCCCGCCAACACGTCGCCGCCGTCTGGGGCGTTCGGCCCGACTCGCTGCCCGGCCCCGGCCGGTCGGCATACGAACTGCTGGACGCGCTGGGTACCGACAGCGGGCCTCGCGCGCTGCTGGTGTTCGGAAGCAACGTGGTGGTCTCGGCTCCACACTCCGCCCACATCGCGGACCGGCTATCCACACTGGACTTCCTGGTGACCGCCGACCTCGTGCTCTCGGAGACCTCCGCGCTCGCCGACGTGGTGTTCCCGGTCACGCAATGGGCCGAGGAGGACGGCACGATGACCAACCTCGAAGGTCGGATACTGCTGCGGCGCAAGGCCGTGGACCCGCCGCCGGGGGTGCGCACCGACCTGGAGGTGATTTCCGATCTCGCGGCCAGGCTCGGTCAGCCGCAGGACAGGTTCCCCGCCGACGCCGAGACCGTCTTCGAGGAACTGCGCGCCGCCTCCGCCGGAGGTAGGGCCGACTACGCCGGAGTCAGCTACGACCGGTTGCGCGCGGGGGAGGCGCTGTACTGGCCGGTGCCGTCGGAATCGCATCCCGGAACACCGAGGATGTTCCTCGACGGCTTCGCGCATCCGGACGGTAAGGCGCGGTTCGTGCCGGTCGACCACACCGGCCCCGCCGAGCGACCCGACCCGGAGTTCCCGCTGTACGCCATCACCGGAAGGGTGTTGCCGCACTACCAGTCCGGCGCCCAGACCCGGCTGGTGGACGAGCTGAACAGCATCGTGTCCCAGTGCCACGTCGAGGTGCATCCCGATGTGGCGGCCCGGTCCGGGCTGCGCGACGGCGACCTCGCGCTGGTGACCTCCCGCAGGGGCGAGGTCGCCGCCAGGGTGCGTTGCGTCGACTCGATGCGCCCGGACGTGATCTTCCTGCCCTTCCATTTCCCGGCCGAACAGCGCGCCAACCTGCTCACCAACCCGGTACTGGACCCGGTGAGCCGGATGCCGGAGTTCAAGGTGTGCGCGGCGAGGTTGACGCCGAAGGACGGTGAACGATGA
- a CDS encoding FAD-dependent oxidoreductase → MSPRDVVVLGYGMAGARLADEIRRRDPDAERVRLTVIGDEPHHAYNRVLLSAVVAGTMRADSVRLHDEHWAQAQRVELRLGVAATRIDRAARQVLLADGTRVGYDSLVLATGSRPRLPPVEGLTVDGYPAEGVVAFRTLDDCERILASADVGAPVAVLGGGLLGLEAARGLAGRGNLVTVVHPMGHVMERQLDAAAGGVLAGALARAGIDFRLGRTAARYVPGDGLKLDDGSHVEADLVVVSAGVRAQTGLAAEAGLAVDHGVLVDDALRTSDGRVFAIGDCAQHAATVAGLVQPAWDQAQVLADLLTGTDTAARYRGSTAVTRLKAKGIDLAALGEAHVESDDADAEVVCLRDAARDRYAKLVLRENRVTGAIVLGLPDAAAAITQLYDTNGPAPSDRLALLLGRALPSGAPNAASPADLPASAVVCRCNSVSKGTLVDAWRAGSSTVEELASVTRAGTGCGGCADTVRGISEWLASTS, encoded by the coding sequence ATGAGCCCGCGCGATGTGGTCGTACTCGGTTACGGCATGGCGGGCGCCCGCCTCGCCGACGAGATCCGCCGCCGCGATCCCGACGCCGAGCGGGTGCGGTTGACGGTGATCGGGGACGAGCCTCACCACGCCTACAACCGGGTGCTGCTCTCCGCTGTGGTGGCGGGCACCATGCGCGCCGACTCGGTCCGGCTGCACGACGAGCACTGGGCGCAGGCGCAGCGGGTGGAGTTGCGGCTCGGTGTCGCCGCGACCCGCATCGACCGCGCGGCGCGACAGGTGTTGCTCGCAGACGGTACGCGGGTCGGCTACGACTCGCTGGTGCTCGCCACCGGAAGCAGGCCGCGGCTACCGCCGGTCGAGGGGCTCACCGTGGACGGATACCCCGCCGAAGGTGTGGTCGCGTTTCGCACGCTGGACGACTGCGAACGCATCCTGGCCTCGGCGGACGTCGGGGCACCGGTCGCGGTGCTCGGCGGCGGCCTGCTCGGGTTGGAGGCCGCAAGGGGACTGGCGGGGCGCGGCAACCTCGTCACGGTGGTGCACCCGATGGGCCACGTGATGGAGCGCCAGCTCGATGCCGCCGCGGGCGGCGTGCTCGCGGGCGCGCTGGCCAGGGCGGGTATCGACTTCCGGCTGGGCAGAACCGCCGCCAGGTACGTGCCGGGTGACGGGCTGAAGCTGGACGACGGCAGCCATGTCGAGGCCGATCTGGTGGTGGTGTCGGCAGGTGTGAGGGCCCAGACCGGGCTCGCCGCCGAGGCAGGACTCGCCGTCGACCACGGCGTGCTCGTCGACGACGCGCTGCGCACCAGCGACGGCCGGGTGTTCGCCATCGGCGACTGCGCGCAGCACGCCGCAACGGTCGCCGGCCTTGTGCAGCCGGCGTGGGACCAGGCTCAGGTACTCGCCGACCTGCTGACCGGCACCGACACCGCCGCCCGCTACCGGGGCAGCACGGCGGTGACCCGGCTCAAGGCGAAGGGGATCGACCTGGCGGCGCTTGGCGAGGCCCACGTGGAGTCCGACGATGCCGACGCCGAGGTGGTGTGTCTTCGCGATGCCGCGCGTGACCGCTACGCGAAGCTCGTGCTGCGTGAGAACCGGGTGACGGGCGCGATCGTGCTCGGACTGCCCGACGCGGCGGCGGCGATCACCCAGCTCTACGACACCAACGGCCCCGCGCCCAGCGACCGGCTGGCGTTGCTGCTCGGCAGGGCGCTGCCCTCGGGTGCGCCCAACGCGGCCAGTCCCGCCGACCTGCCCGCATCGGCGGTGGTGTGCCGGTGCAACTCGGTGAGCAAGGGCACGCTCGTCGACGCCTGGCGAGCCGGTTCGTCCACGGTGGAGGAGTTGGCCTCGGTGACGAGGGCTGGAACCGGTTGCGGCGGCTGCGCCGACACGGTGCGTGGAATCAGCGAGTGGCTCGCCAGCACCTCCTGA
- a CDS encoding MFS transporter, translated as MTVLADNPTDQGRSSRRGRWIDHWEPEDARFWETTGKRTAWKNLAFSIFSEHVGFNVWVLMSIVVVNLPAIGYDFSVGQTFWLLIVPNLVGSTLRVPYTFAIPRFGGRAWTTVSSSLLMIPCVMLLYAVTNDSTPYWFFLLTAAAMGFGGGNFSSSMANISFFFPEGKKGLALGLNAAGGNLGVAVTQLLVPIVISAGTGINLGYAALMWMPVVVASAAFAWLFMDSITSAKPDGRSYRIAMRNKHTWVMSFLYIGTFGSFIGYSFAFPTLIKLSFTEYGDFVSLAFLGAAIGSITRPFGGWLSDRIGGARVTLWNFVGLVAGTVGVLVSVAQHSFALFFTSFIVLFVLTGVGNGSTYRMIPMIFAAEARSRAEGSGEGADSVTKSAKRQAAAVVGVCGAIGAFGGVLVNLVFKFSLQGADNSISSALVAILVFYAVCVATTWWFYLRSSFATRRSPSLAHARV; from the coding sequence ATGACTGTCTTGGCCGACAACCCCACCGACCAGGGGCGCAGCAGCCGCCGGGGTAGGTGGATCGACCACTGGGAGCCGGAGGACGCGCGGTTCTGGGAGACCACCGGAAAGCGTACGGCGTGGAAGAACCTCGCCTTCTCGATCTTTTCCGAGCACGTCGGTTTCAACGTGTGGGTGCTGATGAGCATCGTGGTGGTGAACCTTCCCGCCATCGGCTACGACTTCAGTGTCGGCCAGACGTTTTGGCTGCTGATCGTGCCCAACCTCGTCGGCTCCACGTTGCGGGTGCCGTACACGTTCGCCATACCCCGGTTCGGTGGCAGGGCATGGACGACGGTGAGCTCGTCACTGCTCATGATCCCGTGCGTGATGCTGCTCTACGCCGTCACGAACGACTCGACACCGTACTGGTTCTTCCTGCTCACGGCGGCCGCGATGGGATTCGGTGGCGGCAACTTCTCCTCGTCGATGGCCAACATTTCCTTCTTCTTCCCCGAAGGCAAGAAGGGTCTCGCGCTCGGGCTCAACGCCGCGGGCGGCAATCTGGGCGTCGCGGTGACCCAGCTGCTGGTGCCGATCGTGATCAGCGCGGGAACCGGGATCAACCTCGGCTACGCGGCGCTGATGTGGATGCCCGTCGTCGTGGCCTCAGCCGCGTTCGCCTGGCTTTTCATGGACAGCATCACCTCGGCGAAGCCTGACGGCCGCTCCTACCGGATCGCGATGAGGAACAAGCACACCTGGGTGATGTCGTTCCTCTACATCGGAACGTTCGGATCGTTCATCGGCTACTCGTTCGCCTTCCCGACGCTGATCAAGCTCAGCTTCACCGAGTACGGCGATTTCGTGTCGCTGGCGTTCCTCGGTGCCGCCATCGGATCGATCACCCGACCGTTCGGAGGCTGGCTCTCGGACCGGATCGGCGGTGCGCGGGTGACGCTGTGGAACTTCGTCGGTCTCGTCGCAGGCACCGTCGGGGTGCTGGTGAGCGTGGCGCAGCACAGCTTCGCGCTGTTCTTCACCTCGTTCATCGTGCTGTTCGTGCTCACCGGAGTCGGAAACGGCTCGACCTACCGGATGATCCCGATGATCTTCGCGGCGGAGGCCAGGAGCAGGGCCGAGGGCAGCGGTGAGGGCGCCGATTCGGTGACCAAGTCCGCGAAGCGGCAGGCAGCCGCCGTGGTCGGGGTGTGCGGTGCCATCGGCGCGTTCGGCGGGGTGCTCGTCAACCTGGTGTTCAAGTTCTCGTTGCAGGGTGCTGACAACAGCATCAGCTCCGCGCTGGTCGCGATCCTCGTGTTCTACGCGGTCTGTGTCGCCACGACCTGGTGGTTCTACCTGCGCAGCAGCTTCGCCACGCGGCGATCGCCGAGCCTTGCCCACGCGCGGGTGTGA
- the nirB gene encoding nitrite reductase large subunit NirB has translation MSRTLVVVGHGMVAHRLVEALRAEDVDATWRIVVLAEESRPAYDRVGLTSYVDTWDPDALALPGADYAGDDAVELRLGDPVVEVDRASKRVSTAGGFTQDYDALVLATGSRPFVPPVPGHDLPGCFVYRTIEDLDEIRAAVRRAREGKGRPAAAVVGGGLLGLEAAKALRDMGLSPHVVEMAPRLMPLQVDEGGGSLLRRLITELDVTVHTGTSTDAIEADRGRLCAKLGNGTELDVDLVVFSAGVRPRDDLARQCGLELGERGGVLVDDTCRTSDPDIYAIGECAALQGTVYGLVAPGYSMAEVAAASLLGAQASFPGADTSTKLKLMGVDVASFGDAHATTEGALEVVFNDAVAGTYKKLVVSDDARTLLGGVLVGDASEYNVLRPLVGSELPAEPAAILAPEGGGAAVGVDALPPQAQICSCNAVTKGDLTSAIAEQGCDSVAKLKDCTKAGTSCGSCVPMLGKLLTACGVEQSKAMCEHFPQSRAELFEIVRATRITTFSELITRYGSGKGCAVCKPAVASILATLGNGHILAGEQATLQDTNDHFLANMQRNGTYSVVPRIPGGEITPDKLIVIGEVAKEFGLYTKITGAQRIDMFGATVDQLPRIWRRLVDAGFESGHAYGKALRTVKSCVGTTWCRYGQQDSVGLAVELELRYRGLRSPHKLKSAVSGCARECAEARSKDFGVIATEHGWNLYVGGNGGALPRHADLLVSDVDTETLVRIIDRFLMFYVRTADRLQRTASWLEELEGGLDHLRAVIVDDSLGICAELEEAMAQHVANYADEWKGVLEDPEKLARFTTFVNAPGVPDPTVSFRVEREQKVPVLLGVPEVSR, from the coding sequence ATGAGTCGAACGTTGGTTGTCGTCGGGCACGGAATGGTCGCGCACCGGTTGGTGGAGGCCCTTCGAGCCGAGGACGTCGACGCGACATGGCGGATCGTGGTGCTCGCGGAGGAGTCGCGGCCCGCTTACGACCGCGTCGGACTGACGTCCTATGTCGACACCTGGGACCCCGATGCGCTCGCGCTGCCGGGTGCAGACTACGCCGGTGACGACGCTGTCGAGCTTCGGCTGGGCGATCCCGTGGTGGAGGTCGACAGGGCGAGCAAGCGAGTCTCGACAGCGGGCGGGTTCACCCAGGACTACGACGCCCTCGTGCTCGCCACCGGCTCGCGGCCGTTCGTGCCGCCGGTGCCCGGCCACGACCTGCCCGGCTGCTTCGTGTACCGCACCATCGAGGACCTCGACGAGATCAGGGCCGCGGTGCGGCGTGCACGGGAAGGCAAGGGCCGCCCCGCCGCCGCGGTGGTGGGCGGTGGCCTGCTGGGGCTGGAGGCGGCCAAGGCACTGCGCGACATGGGCCTTTCGCCGCACGTGGTGGAGATGGCGCCCCGGCTGATGCCGTTGCAGGTGGACGAGGGCGGCGGCAGCCTGCTGCGCAGGCTCATCACCGAACTCGACGTCACCGTGCACACCGGCACCTCGACCGACGCCATCGAGGCCGACAGGGGCAGGCTTTGCGCCAAACTGGGCAACGGCACCGAGCTTGACGTCGACCTGGTGGTCTTCTCCGCGGGTGTGCGTCCCCGCGACGACCTCGCCCGGCAGTGCGGTCTCGAACTGGGCGAGCGCGGTGGCGTGCTGGTGGACGACACCTGCCGCACCAGCGACCCGGACATCTACGCGATCGGGGAGTGCGCCGCGCTACAGGGCACGGTGTACGGCCTGGTGGCGCCCGGCTACTCGATGGCGGAGGTGGCCGCTGCCTCCCTGCTGGGCGCGCAGGCCTCGTTCCCCGGTGCCGACACCTCGACGAAGCTGAAGCTGATGGGCGTGGACGTGGCCAGCTTCGGCGACGCGCACGCCACCACCGAGGGCGCGTTGGAGGTGGTGTTCAACGACGCGGTCGCGGGCACCTACAAGAAGCTGGTGGTGTCCGACGATGCGCGCACCCTGCTCGGCGGTGTGCTCGTCGGCGACGCCTCGGAGTACAACGTGTTGCGCCCGCTGGTCGGCAGCGAGCTTCCGGCGGAGCCCGCAGCCATCCTCGCCCCGGAGGGCGGCGGCGCAGCCGTGGGTGTGGACGCGCTTCCGCCGCAGGCGCAGATCTGTTCCTGCAATGCCGTCACCAAGGGTGATCTCACCAGCGCGATCGCGGAGCAGGGCTGTGACAGCGTCGCGAAGCTCAAGGACTGCACCAAGGCGGGTACCTCCTGCGGCTCGTGCGTACCCATGCTGGGCAAGCTGCTCACCGCGTGCGGGGTCGAGCAGTCCAAGGCGATGTGCGAGCACTTCCCGCAGTCGCGAGCGGAGTTGTTCGAGATCGTCCGCGCCACCCGGATCACGACGTTCAGCGAGCTGATAACCAGATACGGCAGCGGCAAGGGCTGCGCGGTGTGCAAACCCGCCGTCGCCTCCATCCTGGCAACACTCGGCAACGGGCACATCCTGGCGGGCGAGCAGGCGACGCTGCAGGACACCAACGACCACTTCCTCGCCAACATGCAGCGCAACGGCACCTACTCGGTGGTGCCGCGAATCCCCGGCGGGGAGATCACCCCCGACAAGCTCATCGTGATCGGCGAGGTGGCCAAGGAGTTCGGCCTCTACACCAAGATCACCGGTGCGCAGCGGATCGACATGTTCGGCGCCACAGTGGACCAGCTACCCAGGATCTGGCGGCGACTCGTGGACGCGGGATTCGAGTCAGGCCACGCGTACGGGAAGGCGCTGCGCACGGTGAAGTCGTGCGTGGGCACCACCTGGTGCCGTTACGGGCAGCAGGACAGCGTGGGGCTGGCGGTGGAGCTGGAACTGCGCTACCGGGGGTTGCGCTCGCCGCACAAGCTGAAGTCCGCCGTGTCGGGTTGCGCGCGGGAGTGCGCCGAGGCCCGCAGCAAGGACTTCGGCGTGATCGCCACGGAGCACGGCTGGAACCTCTACGTCGGCGGCAACGGCGGTGCGCTGCCTCGCCACGCCGACCTACTGGTGTCCGACGTGGACACCGAAACCCTGGTGCGGATCATCGACCGGTTCCTGATGTTCTACGTACGCACGGCCGACCGGTTGCAGCGGACGGCTTCGTGGCTGGAGGAGCTCGAGGGTGGGCTCGACCACCTGCGCGCGGTGATCGTCGACGACAGCCTCGGCATCTGCGCCGAGCTGGAGGAGGCGATGGCGCAGCATGTGGCCAACTACGCCGACGAGTGGAAGGGCGTACTGGAGGACCCGGAGAAGCTGGCGCGGTTCACGACGTTCGTCAACGCGCCCGGGGTTCCCGA